From Zavarzinella sp., one genomic window encodes:
- the cls gene encoding cardiolipin synthase — MNFSLPTLTGTIAFVVLVIDIITIWRVLNSKREPTSTIAWCLLVLLIPFFGFLIFYLFGRNTIAKPIGEKRRKSLSYRSLRKGRQAVNPENTEIVRLAAKVGASPLIAGNSIALYHDGQTAFEAMIEAISAAKHHIHLEMFIFRNDRLGNQFVDLLIEKAKAGVEVRFLYDAIGSWKLQRKTIRDLKLSGVKVSPFLTLLNPLWRRFQINLRNHRKILVVDGQIGFTGGFNIGTEYLGESSFFGNWRDTLIEVRGPGVRSMQELFAEDWDFACGERLEAEKYFQSTNSGTHAVQLAWSGPDQEIKAIREIYLAAMMQAKSRIWLVTPYFVPDTALMDALIIAARMGRDVRIVLPFRPDKWVPLLASRYYWSTLLSAGVQIYQYTAGFIHAKYLLVDDSWASVGSANFDNRSMFLNFEVTAILHHQDLIAPLSEQFLKDCELSIHLQADTFAQRPLISKMAENACRLLSPIL, encoded by the coding sequence ATGAATTTTTCGCTCCCCACACTCACTGGAACGATTGCATTTGTTGTGCTGGTGATCGATATCATTACGATCTGGCGTGTACTGAACAGCAAGCGAGAACCCACTTCGACCATTGCCTGGTGCCTTCTGGTATTACTCATCCCATTTTTTGGGTTTCTCATTTTTTATCTCTTTGGCAGGAACACAATTGCCAAACCAATCGGAGAAAAACGACGCAAGTCATTATCTTACAGGTCCTTACGAAAAGGTCGTCAAGCCGTAAACCCGGAAAACACCGAGATCGTTCGCCTGGCAGCAAAGGTGGGTGCCTCCCCACTGATTGCAGGGAATTCCATTGCACTTTATCATGACGGCCAAACAGCATTTGAAGCGATGATTGAGGCGATTTCAGCGGCAAAACACCACATTCATCTGGAAATGTTTATCTTTCGAAACGATCGGCTGGGCAACCAGTTTGTTGATTTGTTAATCGAAAAAGCAAAAGCGGGTGTCGAAGTTCGGTTTTTATACGATGCTATTGGCTCATGGAAACTCCAGCGTAAAACGATCCGCGATTTAAAACTGTCAGGTGTAAAAGTTTCGCCTTTTCTTACCCTGCTCAACCCACTGTGGCGACGATTTCAGATCAACTTGCGTAACCACCGGAAGATTCTGGTCGTAGATGGGCAGATCGGCTTCACGGGCGGGTTTAATATCGGCACTGAATACCTCGGGGAATCGTCTTTTTTCGGAAACTGGCGAGATACTTTGATCGAAGTTCGCGGACCTGGCGTTCGTTCAATGCAGGAACTGTTTGCCGAAGACTGGGATTTTGCCTGTGGTGAAAGGCTGGAAGCAGAAAAGTATTTTCAATCAACCAATTCTGGCACTCATGCAGTGCAGCTTGCCTGGTCTGGACCCGATCAGGAAATTAAAGCCATCCGCGAAATTTACCTGGCGGCGATGATGCAGGCCAAAAGCCGTATCTGGTTGGTCACGCCATATTTCGTGCCAGATACCGCACTAATGGATGCCTTAATCATCGCTGCACGCATGGGGCGAGATGTGCGGATTGTGTTGCCCTTTCGACCAGACAAGTGGGTTCCGCTGCTGGCTTCACGGTACTACTGGTCCACGCTGTTGAGTGCGGGGGTGCAGATCTATCAATACACGGCAGGTTTTATTCATGCCAAATATCTGCTGGTAGATGATTCATGGGCCTCTGTGGGATCAGCTAACTTTGATAACCGCAGCATGTTTCTGAATTTTGAAGTAACCGCAATTCTGCATCATCAGGATCTGATTGCCCCACTCAGTGAACAGTTCCTGAAAGATTGTGAGCTTTCAATTCACCTGCAGGCCGATACCTTTGCCCAAAGGCCGCTCATCAGCAAAATGGCCGAAAATGCCTGCCGCCTGCTGTCGCCAATCCTGTAA
- the rpiB gene encoding ribose 5-phosphate isomerase B, translating to MKIVVGSDHRGFAIKAKTIDLLRKLGLEVVDQGAFNGEDPADYPDYAIPVAEAVARGDADRGILICGTGFGMCIAANKVAGVRAVTCRDQIEAELSRRHNDANILCFSADFLGNDDAERMVKIWIETEFEGGRHDRRLLKIRDYEANH from the coding sequence ATGAAAATTGTTGTTGGAAGTGATCATCGTGGGTTTGCAATTAAAGCAAAAACGATCGATTTACTTCGCAAGCTAGGTCTCGAGGTGGTTGATCAGGGTGCGTTCAATGGTGAAGACCCTGCAGACTACCCGGATTATGCGATTCCAGTCGCTGAGGCGGTAGCACGTGGCGACGCAGACCGGGGAATATTAATCTGTGGAACGGGGTTTGGAATGTGCATCGCTGCCAACAAAGTTGCTGGCGTGCGTGCGGTCACCTGTCGAGACCAGATTGAAGCGGAGTTGAGTCGTCGGCACAATGATGCCAACATTCTCTGCTTTTCCGCTGATTTCCTGGGTAATGATGATGCAGAGCGGATGGTAAAAATCTGGATTGAAACAGAATTCGAAGGTGGTCGACATGACCGCCGACTGTTGAAAATCAGAGACTATGAAGCAAACCACTAG
- a CDS encoding DUF485 domain-containing protein, with amino-acid sequence MAGPTRGNLPPAESISEKTVLRNRRVGLWLFALYLLFYGAYVVISAWKPQWMAGDAFSGLNWAVVSGMALIFGAFLIALIYSFICRNPSGGKS; translated from the coding sequence GTGGCTGGACCAACCCGCGGTAACCTCCCACCGGCGGAATCGATCAGCGAGAAAACTGTTCTTCGCAATCGACGCGTGGGCTTATGGTTGTTTGCACTTTATCTGCTGTTCTATGGTGCCTATGTCGTGATCAGCGCCTGGAAGCCGCAATGGATGGCAGGTGATGCATTTTCTGGTCTGAATTGGGCGGTTGTCAGTGGAATGGCTTTAATCTTTGGTGCGTTTCTGATCGCCCTGATATACAGTTTTATTTGCCGCAACCCCAGTGGAGGCAAATCGTGA
- a CDS encoding cation acetate symporter, with product MIYEPTTTAVLIFMAFVAVTLGLSWYLGRKSGSSANYYAAGGGVSWFVNGIAFAGDYLSAASFLGICGMIAFYGYDGFLYSIGYLAGWIVALLVIAEPLRRLGRYTFADALNHQFQSRGVKLVVAISTLVVSVFYLIPQMVGAGVLIRPLLGFPHWAGVLMVGAIVIFIVATAGMASTTYVQFFKGSMLLVFSGILTVMILQRGLKVDQSPNASQSQSITVQPDGKRLVNGLPIGTGPGEATLRPVGHVQRLPDGKMETGPLGPVEYLAILRASDIVLWKANQQRAEDGSVTTTYQAKVTPGADILRPGNSPTFQGLQQDSWLAKINFYSLMLALFCGTASLPHILIRYYTVKDTASARKSTVVGIAAIGCFYVLTLFMGLGAMTGGSIDVTNSNMAAPLLARSFGEWPFAIISAVAFTTVLGTVSGLIVAASGAVVHDVFNGYLKWKMTDAEEVRFGRITAVAVGCIAIVLGILFEKLNVNFLVGWAFSVAASANLPALIMLLFWKRTTRQGVIASVSLGMLFSLGWILLSGDTFKSVYNLPADLSPIPFNQPGIVTIPLSFLVLIIVSLFTQPKPSSGV from the coding sequence GTGATCTACGAACCAACAACTACGGCGGTGCTGATTTTTATGGCATTTGTTGCCGTAACTTTGGGCTTAAGCTGGTATCTGGGCCGCAAATCGGGCAGCTCCGCGAACTATTATGCCGCAGGTGGGGGGGTGTCGTGGTTCGTGAACGGCATTGCCTTTGCTGGAGATTACCTCTCTGCTGCCTCTTTTTTAGGCATATGCGGGATGATTGCTTTCTATGGCTACGATGGCTTTCTGTATTCCATTGGCTATCTGGCAGGCTGGATTGTCGCACTGTTGGTCATTGCGGAACCACTTCGCCGTTTGGGACGCTACACGTTTGCCGATGCTCTGAACCACCAATTCCAATCCCGTGGGGTAAAACTGGTCGTCGCGATCAGTACTCTGGTGGTCAGCGTGTTCTATCTGATCCCACAAATGGTGGGTGCAGGAGTTCTGATTCGCCCACTGCTTGGATTCCCACACTGGGCTGGTGTGCTGATGGTGGGTGCGATAGTCATTTTCATCGTCGCAACTGCTGGTATGGCTTCCACCACCTATGTACAATTCTTTAAAGGTTCCATGTTGCTGGTGTTCAGCGGCATCCTTACGGTGATGATCTTGCAGCGTGGGCTGAAGGTCGATCAATCACCAAATGCCAGTCAATCGCAGTCCATTACCGTTCAACCAGACGGGAAACGGCTGGTCAATGGACTGCCGATTGGCACGGGACCGGGCGAAGCCACTTTAAGGCCAGTGGGCCATGTTCAGCGATTGCCTGATGGAAAAATGGAAACTGGTCCGCTGGGACCAGTCGAATACCTGGCGATATTGCGTGCGAGTGATATCGTTCTCTGGAAAGCGAATCAGCAACGTGCTGAAGATGGTTCGGTAACTACGACGTATCAAGCGAAAGTTACCCCGGGTGCCGACATTCTTCGACCGGGTAACAGCCCCACGTTTCAGGGTTTGCAACAGGATTCCTGGCTGGCAAAGATTAATTTTTACTCATTAATGCTGGCGTTGTTTTGTGGCACTGCTTCATTGCCCCACATTCTGATCAGGTATTACACGGTGAAAGACACCGCATCTGCCAGAAAAAGCACTGTTGTGGGCATCGCTGCTATTGGCTGCTTCTACGTGCTGACGCTCTTTATGGGTCTTGGGGCGATGACAGGTGGTTCTATTGATGTTACCAACAGCAATATGGCGGCCCCACTGCTGGCCCGTAGCTTTGGTGAATGGCCGTTTGCCATTATTTCTGCCGTTGCATTCACCACAGTGCTTGGAACAGTCAGTGGGTTGATCGTTGCCGCCAGTGGTGCAGTGGTGCACGATGTCTTTAATGGTTACTTAAAATGGAAAATGACTGATGCCGAGGAGGTTCGATTTGGACGAATAACCGCTGTGGCGGTGGGCTGCATCGCCATCGTTTTGGGGATTCTGTTTGAAAAGTTAAATGTGAATTTCCTTGTTGGTTGGGCGTTCAGTGTTGCTGCGTCAGCCAATTTGCCCGCGTTGATCATGTTATTGTTCTGGAAACGCACCACTCGTCAGGGGGTAATTGCTTCTGTCAGTTTGGGAATGTTGTTTTCACTTGGCTGGATTTTACTGAGCGGCGATACATTTAAATCGGTATACAACTTACCGGCAGATCTATCACCTATCCCGTTTAACCAGCCGGGGATTGTCACGATTCCGCTCAGCTTTCTGGTGCTGATCATCGTATCTTTGTTCACTCAACCAAAACCATCGTCTGGGGTGTAA
- a CDS encoding type I phosphomannose isomerase catalytic subunit codes for MVDLPPIIPFEPILKPAIWGGNRLQKFLQVPPTDDLIGEAWLLSDTASDPSVVSTGPLAGRNLRDLMDSCRDELIGVSKSQRFPVLLKLIDARTELSVQVHPTNELAKKLEPTSSSVGKTEAWRIIDCADDSIIYAGFSKRCSSEAFRVAIDSNTVLEYLNQSRPEPGGCYFLKAGTIHAIGKNILLFEIQQTSDITYRLYDWGRVDPVTKQPRTLHIDKGLEATDFSILRCEPIEPTLALKGQTTTARLVDCPYFTFNEIEIQEPLFIGNQGVARAIVPLQGSVEIVAGNTSIVAKNGYAYLLPAQHGMALLTPRDDAVIMDCTWK; via the coding sequence ATGGTAGATTTACCACCAATCATCCCGTTTGAACCGATTCTCAAACCCGCAATCTGGGGAGGGAACAGGTTGCAGAAATTTCTACAGGTTCCTCCCACGGATGACCTGATCGGTGAAGCATGGCTGTTGTCAGATACCGCGTCTGATCCCAGTGTGGTTTCTACAGGCCCGTTGGCTGGCAGAAATCTTCGGGACTTAATGGATTCCTGCAGGGATGAACTGATTGGGGTTTCCAAATCACAGCGGTTTCCTGTGCTGCTAAAGCTGATTGATGCCCGCACGGAACTATCAGTTCAAGTGCATCCGACGAACGAACTTGCAAAAAAACTGGAACCCACCAGTAGCAGTGTGGGCAAAACGGAAGCCTGGCGAATCATCGATTGTGCTGATGATTCAATAATTTATGCGGGTTTCAGCAAGCGATGTAGTTCGGAGGCCTTTCGGGTTGCCATTGATAGTAACACGGTGCTGGAATACCTGAATCAGAGCAGGCCCGAACCTGGTGGTTGCTATTTTCTGAAGGCGGGCACGATCCACGCCATCGGTAAGAACATTCTGCTATTTGAGATTCAGCAAACATCGGACATCACCTATCGGCTGTACGATTGGGGGCGGGTTGATCCGGTAACGAAACAACCTCGCACCCTGCATATCGACAAAGGACTGGAAGCGACTGATTTTTCCATTTTGCGGTGTGAACCGATCGAACCAACTTTGGCATTGAAAGGTCAGACCACCACCGCACGCCTAGTTGATTGTCCTTATTTTACATTCAACGAAATTGAGATCCAGGAGCCATTGTTCATTGGTAATCAAGGTGTTGCTCGTGCGATAGTCCCACTGCAGGGCAGTGTGGAAATTGTGGCGGGAAATACCAGCATTGTTGCAAAAAACGGTTACGCTTATCTGTTGCCTGCCCAGCACGGAATGGCATTACTGACACCGCGGGATGATGCCGTAATTATGGACTGCACCTGGAAATAA
- a CDS encoding GTPase domain-containing protein — MSEDPNDLNPPEPILRTLSPLMHRLERDLRGWFQGPHLLPMGMIPQASMTGMLADLSRKGEEFAVEKPLLIIMLMGGTGVGKSTLMNALAGDAVAQASFTRPTTRDPVVYYYETVKPEQLAKPLRHCKLVPHDRTELAQKVIVDTPDLDSNDLGNREKLLALLPVADIVLYVGSQEKYHDQLGWELFKQHRKRRAFAFVLNKWDRCTHAISSGVRPDLDLLADLQKEGFQDPKLFRVVAQAWVDARTNKVEPEIPEGEQFTELQQWLELGLTRVEIEAIKAKGVNQLMEQLQQSLQAAIPPEFMQEGMLTENGWKAILEKEADEFAEILCNTLEPHSNEIEHHFRLEIQQRYRGLMAAYAKLTTKIRFVGSRLQTRLPIVPKMESPTETKADWTLTAFAHECTRTASDRVLIQRTNALANKLLLEADRHRLPIQLINGPTQSAVRYDWETVYDQAIVESLREVERALTEPKHGKKALQMGLISAANILPEITFIAALIVLLWRYFMKSEIGSVFDIALPFLLTLVVLIFFHLLIALLLPLRWAAVKEDFRQELGTRLQAELLKVYLAIPRDALKNLREERELIQRLQNEIVEIQQWMEKQQQQATIAGLYGAP; from the coding sequence ATGAGTGAAGACCCCAACGATCTGAATCCACCCGAACCGATTTTACGGACGTTGTCGCCGCTGATGCATCGACTGGAACGGGATTTACGTGGCTGGTTTCAAGGCCCCCACCTGTTGCCAATGGGGATGATTCCCCAGGCCAGTATGACCGGTATGCTGGCAGATTTATCGCGCAAGGGTGAAGAATTCGCAGTGGAAAAACCTTTGCTGATCATCATGCTGATGGGCGGTACTGGTGTGGGGAAATCCACGCTGATGAATGCCCTGGCAGGCGATGCGGTGGCTCAGGCATCGTTTACTCGGCCCACCACACGAGATCCAGTGGTGTATTATTACGAGACAGTAAAACCGGAACAGTTAGCGAAGCCACTGCGACACTGTAAGCTGGTGCCCCACGACCGCACCGAACTGGCGCAGAAAGTCATCGTAGATACGCCAGACCTGGATAGTAATGACCTGGGAAATCGCGAAAAGCTACTAGCTCTTCTGCCAGTGGCCGATATCGTGCTGTACGTCGGTTCGCAGGAAAAATACCACGATCAGCTCGGGTGGGAATTGTTCAAGCAGCACCGTAAACGACGTGCATTTGCATTTGTATTAAACAAGTGGGATCGCTGTACCCATGCGATTTCCAGTGGGGTCCGCCCTGATCTGGATTTACTGGCCGATTTGCAGAAAGAGGGTTTTCAAGATCCAAAATTATTTCGGGTAGTAGCACAGGCATGGGTGGATGCCCGTACCAACAAAGTGGAGCCAGAAATCCCGGAGGGAGAGCAATTTACCGAACTGCAGCAATGGCTGGAACTGGGTTTGACCCGGGTAGAAATTGAAGCGATCAAGGCAAAAGGGGTGAATCAACTGATGGAACAGTTGCAGCAATCACTGCAAGCTGCCATCCCACCCGAGTTTATGCAGGAAGGCATGCTGACAGAGAATGGCTGGAAAGCAATTCTGGAGAAAGAAGCCGATGAGTTTGCTGAAATCCTGTGTAACACGCTGGAACCGCATTCCAATGAAATTGAGCATCATTTCCGGCTGGAAATTCAGCAGCGTTACCGTGGATTAATGGCAGCATATGCGAAATTGACCACTAAAATTCGCTTTGTTGGCTCGCGTTTGCAAACCCGCCTGCCAATTGTGCCGAAAATGGAGTCCCCCACAGAAACGAAGGCGGACTGGACTCTGACAGCGTTTGCCCACGAATGCACCCGCACTGCCAGTGACCGAGTCTTGATCCAACGCACCAATGCCCTCGCTAACAAGTTATTATTGGAAGCAGATCGTCATCGCCTGCCGATTCAACTGATTAATGGCCCCACCCAGTCTGCTGTGCGGTACGATTGGGAAACAGTTTACGATCAGGCAATCGTGGAATCCTTACGTGAAGTTGAACGGGCTCTGACCGAGCCAAAACATGGGAAGAAAGCATTACAGATGGGATTGATTTCAGCAGCAAACATCCTGCCGGAAATTACGTTTATTGCAGCCTTGATTGTCCTGTTGTGGCGATACTTCATGAAATCAGAAATCGGTTCGGTGTTTGATATCGCCCTGCCCTTCCTGCTGACCCTGGTGGTGTTGATTTTCTTCCACTTGCTCATTGCATTGCTGTTGCCCTTACGCTGGGCTGCAGTAAAAGAAGATTTTCGACAGGAGTTGGGCACTCGCTTACAAGCGGAACTGCTGAAAGTGTATCTGGCCATCCCACGTGACGCATTGAAGAATCTGCGTGAGGAGCGTGAATTGATTCAGCGACTTCAGAATGAAATTGTTGAAATTCAACAGTGGATGGAAAAGCAACAACAGCAGGCAACCATTGCTGGTCTGTATGGGGCGCCGTAA
- a CDS encoding GTPase: MEGVDHRIVISQLADQFSWLEDHWRDSEQAPPKVLRLRFGAALVRNVIGPWIDGQGALPLHIAVVGGAGTGKSTVVNFLLGGMIAEANPQAGYTRHPIGYIGQQGPSTWAGHLGFLGPLRKLDTVAPANLDEDVYQIRQTSTMDTGMTDFVVWDCPDMTTSAAGGYLLRLYEVTALADLVIFVASDERYNDEVPTDFLGQMLAAGKQVLVVLTKMRPNQVDTLREHFRQEVLQRRANSSEHAGTIPVLAIPFLPKEHLENPSLASEYRIPLLNEVQVSLNGEIARKRSVLQGMHYLQTLGNSLAEMAKSDLSAIEEWRSAVYTCKLKYEEAYQLEFLNNAQFQRFDDAKEQLLQLLELPGAGKGLSFTLGLLRWPYLQLRKLIGKIIARPASPMGTETRVIENAWNGWLDELKATAIAKSGQHPIWRHVAQSYSHRFAAESREQFQAVFRHYQFSSAEEIENAARRVCQSLEKRPRVLAGIRAGILLLDVAAIVAAFLLGGFNWPTIIYIVVFVSLIHQIIELFVWQMVESRRRAFHDHKLHLMTAGISHPLSEWLSQWPVTGGSTYEKLHYALKTIPESILQLSQLIDKRSQS; the protein is encoded by the coding sequence ATGGAAGGCGTCGATCACCGGATTGTCATCAGCCAGCTAGCAGACCAATTCAGCTGGCTGGAAGATCATTGGCGCGATTCCGAACAGGCACCACCCAAAGTGCTGCGGCTACGATTTGGTGCGGCACTGGTACGCAATGTCATTGGCCCATGGATTGATGGTCAGGGTGCCCTCCCACTCCATATCGCTGTGGTTGGTGGTGCGGGCACCGGTAAAAGTACTGTCGTAAATTTTTTGCTGGGCGGCATGATTGCTGAAGCCAATCCCCAGGCTGGCTATACCAGGCACCCGATTGGTTATATCGGACAACAAGGCCCTTCCACGTGGGCTGGGCATTTGGGCTTTCTGGGACCACTGCGAAAACTGGATACCGTAGCACCCGCGAATCTGGACGAAGATGTTTACCAGATTCGGCAGACGAGTACCATGGATACAGGGATGACCGATTTTGTGGTCTGGGACTGTCCGGATATGACCACATCAGCAGCAGGGGGTTATCTCTTACGCTTGTACGAAGTAACCGCACTGGCAGATCTGGTGATCTTCGTTGCATCTGATGAACGGTATAACGATGAAGTACCCACAGATTTTCTGGGGCAAATGCTGGCTGCTGGAAAACAGGTACTGGTCGTGCTGACTAAAATGCGTCCGAACCAGGTGGATACTCTTCGGGAACATTTTCGCCAGGAAGTACTGCAGCGCCGGGCGAATTCGAGTGAGCATGCAGGAACCATTCCTGTGTTGGCAATTCCTTTTTTACCCAAGGAACATTTAGAAAACCCCAGTCTGGCTTCGGAATATCGCATCCCACTGTTGAATGAGGTGCAGGTAAGCCTGAATGGTGAAATCGCCCGCAAACGATCTGTTTTGCAAGGGATGCACTACCTGCAGACTCTTGGCAATAGTCTTGCAGAAATGGCCAAAAGCGACCTGTCGGCAATCGAAGAATGGCGGAGTGCGGTGTATACTTGCAAACTGAAATATGAAGAAGCGTATCAACTAGAGTTTTTGAACAACGCCCAGTTTCAACGATTTGATGATGCCAAGGAACAACTTCTGCAATTGCTGGAACTTCCAGGTGCTGGAAAAGGTTTGTCATTTACGCTGGGGCTCTTGCGCTGGCCCTACTTGCAGCTACGAAAATTGATTGGGAAAATCATTGCCCGCCCCGCCTCGCCCATGGGCACCGAAACGCGTGTGATTGAAAATGCCTGGAATGGCTGGCTGGATGAATTGAAAGCAACGGCAATTGCCAAATCGGGCCAGCACCCGATCTGGCGACATGTAGCCCAATCTTATTCGCATCGCTTCGCGGCAGAATCCCGCGAGCAGTTTCAGGCTGTTTTTCGACATTATCAGTTCAGTTCAGCAGAAGAAATTGAAAATGCGGCGCGCAGAGTGTGTCAATCGCTTGAAAAACGGCCCCGCGTGCTGGCTGGGATACGGGCTGGGATTCTTCTGCTGGATGTTGCGGCAATTGTCGCCGCGTTTTTGCTGGGTGGGTTCAACTGGCCCACCATCATTTATATCGTGGTATTTGTGTCATTAATTCATCAGATCATTGAACTGTTTGTGTGGCAGATGGTTGAATCACGACGACGTGCTTTTCACGATCATAAACTTCATTTAATGACGGCTGGCATCAGCCACCCATTAAGTGAATGGCTTTCTCAATGGCCAGTGACAGGTGGATCCACATACGAAAAACTTCATTATGCACTGAAAACAATCCCGGAATCGATCCTCCAACTTTCCCAGTTAATTGACAAGCGTTCGCAATCATGA
- a CDS encoding FAD-dependent oxidoreductase, which translates to MDKISDVLIVGGGVIGLTCAYHLASKGLTVTLVDRRSPGKEASWAGAGIVPPGNPQFASTGYEQLRALSTSRFAEFCAQLQERTNLSSGFRKCGGLVLLHHDEIAETMSHWVAEGIECQEISDPDIQSCEPGLRIPQHHVAVALPTLSQVRNPWHLKALEEGCRRQGVIILPENEIVGWHGKKQHLCAAIDERGTHLTAKNFVLCAGAWSNRLLPPGVPAMSLYPVKGQLVQFKAEPNTLKHVIELDRSYLVPRGDGLILAGSTEEPEAEYDKLPTEHGTEVLKEFACAVVPALQHYPVVRTWAGLRPGTADGLPYIGKSNAWDNLILATGHFRAGIQLSIATAEVVEDLIIGTTPRLEVDMFRLDRPAAPRYLPAFRS; encoded by the coding sequence ATGGACAAAATTTCGGATGTTCTGATTGTCGGTGGGGGAGTTATTGGCCTGACATGCGCCTATCACCTTGCCAGCAAAGGACTTACAGTAACGCTGGTTGATCGGCGATCCCCCGGTAAAGAAGCATCCTGGGCTGGTGCAGGGATCGTCCCACCTGGGAATCCACAGTTCGCTTCAACAGGTTATGAACAATTGCGTGCACTCAGCACCAGTCGATTTGCCGAATTTTGTGCCCAGCTACAGGAACGAACAAATCTTTCCAGCGGCTTCAGGAAATGTGGTGGGCTTGTTTTGCTCCACCACGATGAGATTGCTGAAACAATGTCCCATTGGGTAGCGGAAGGGATTGAATGTCAGGAGATTTCTGATCCTGACATTCAATCCTGCGAACCTGGTCTGCGCATTCCACAGCATCATGTTGCTGTTGCACTGCCAACACTGTCCCAGGTGCGTAATCCCTGGCACTTGAAAGCGTTAGAGGAAGGTTGTCGCCGACAAGGTGTGATAATTCTACCCGAAAATGAGATTGTTGGCTGGCATGGCAAAAAGCAGCACCTGTGTGCCGCCATTGATGAACGTGGGACGCACCTGACTGCAAAGAACTTTGTATTGTGTGCAGGTGCATGGAGTAATCGGCTGTTACCTCCAGGGGTGCCAGCGATGAGCCTTTATCCTGTGAAAGGCCAACTGGTGCAGTTTAAAGCAGAACCCAATACCTTGAAGCACGTGATTGAATTGGATCGGTCGTATCTGGTCCCACGTGGGGATGGTTTGATTCTGGCAGGATCGACAGAAGAACCAGAAGCAGAGTATGATAAACTGCCCACAGAACATGGCACAGAGGTTTTGAAAGAGTTCGCCTGTGCTGTTGTGCCAGCGTTGCAACACTATCCCGTTGTCCGCACCTGGGCTGGATTGCGGCCTGGCACCGCAGACGGTCTGCCTTACATCGGCAAATCAAATGCATGGGATAATCTGATACTTGCCACAGGTCATTTCCGAGCTGGCATTCAACTGTCTATTGCGACTGCGGAAGTTGTTGAAGACCTGATCATTGGAACCACTCCACGGCTGGAGGTAGATATGTTTCGACTGGATCGACCTGCGGCACCGCGATATCTGCCAGCATTTCGATCCTGA